The following proteins are co-located in the Leptospira weilii genome:
- a CDS encoding leucine-rich repeat domain-containing protein: MTYFQSVNIRFQPKFTILLILICFSCKLQAQSNEEQIHRNLTEALQNPNEVRILDLRNNDNELTVLPKEIGKLQNLQELNLNYNKLTTLPEEIGQLQNLQILHLCENQLTTLPKEIGQLQRLQILHLAHNKLTTLPEEIGQLQNLQELNLNGWQLSTLPKEIGKLQKLQVLSLDLNERTTLPKEIGQLQNLQILYLRANQLTNLPKEIIHLQKLQELNLNHNQLITLPKEIGKLRNLKILNLEDNQLMIIPKEIEQLENLQKLNLGRNQLTTLTKGIGDLQNLKELHLEINQLTTLPKEIGKLQNLKILNLCNNELTTLSNGIGRLQNLQKLDLRFNQLTTLPKEIGKLQNLKVLDLYNNQLTTLPKKIGKLQNLKVLDLDYNQLTTLPKEIGQLQNLRQLNLNHNQLTILPKDIEQLKKLNTLSLRNNPIASKEIKRIQKLLPKQM; the protein is encoded by the coding sequence ATGACGTATTTTCAATCCGTAAATATTCGTTTTCAACCAAAATTCACGATCCTCTTAATTCTAATTTGTTTTTCTTGCAAGCTTCAAGCTCAATCGAACGAAGAGCAAATCCATCGCAATCTAACCGAGGCTCTCCAAAATCCGAATGAGGTTCGGATTTTGGATTTGCGTAATAACGATAACGAACTCACCGTTCTTCCAAAGGAAATTGGAAAACTACAGAATTTACAGGAGTTGAATTTGAATTATAACAAACTCACAACCCTCCCGGAAGAGATTGGACAACTACAAAATTTACAAATATTGCATTTGTGCGAAAATCAACTCACGACTCTTCCCAAAGAGATCGGGCAACTGCAGAGGTTACAAATACTGCATCTGGCTCATAACAAACTCACAACCCTCCCGGAAGAGATCGGGCAACTGCAAAATTTACAAGAGTTGAATTTGAATGGTTGGCAACTCTCAACTCTTCCGAAAGAAATCGGAAAACTTCAGAAATTACAAGTATTGAGTTTGGATCTTAACGAACGCACAACCCTTCCGAAGGAAATTGGACAATTGCAAAATTTACAAATATTGTATTTGCGCGCAAATCAACTGACAAATCTCCCGAAGGAAATCATACACCTTCAAAAGTTACAAGAGTTGAATTTGAATCATAACCAACTCATAACTCTTCCGAAAGAAATTGGAAAACTTCGGAATTTAAAAATATTGAATTTAGAGGATAACCAACTTATGATTATTCCAAAAGAAATCGAACAGTTAGAAAATTTACAAAAGTTAAATTTGGGAAGAAATCAACTCACGACTCTTACAAAAGGAATCGGAGATCTACAAAATTTGAAAGAGTTACATCTGGAAATTAACCAACTTACAACGCTTCCCAAAGAAATTGGAAAACTACAGAATTTAAAAATATTGAATTTGTGCAATAACGAACTTACGACTCTTTCGAACGGAATCGGGCGGTTACAGAATTTACAAAAGTTGGATTTGAGATTTAACCAACTTACAACGCTTCCCAAAGAAATTGGAAAACTACAGAACTTAAAAGTATTGGATTTATATAATAACCAACTCACGACTCTTCCAAAAAAAATCGGAAAACTACAGAACTTAAAAGTATTGGATTTAGATTATAACCAACTCACAACTCTTCCCAAAGAAATCGGGCAACTACAGAATTTACGACAGTTGAATTTGAATCATAACCAACTCACGATTTTACCAAAAGACATTGAACAGTTAAAGAAACTAAACACATTATCTTTACGTAACAATCCAATTGCATCAAAAGAAATTAAAAGAATCCAAAAGCTACTTCCCAAACAAATGTAA
- a CDS encoding metal-dependent hydrolase, whose amino-acid sequence MTHTVIPISFWIAFGNKFIPTRLLIIGILFSILPDADVIAFRFGIPYESDWGHRGFSHSILFAFSLSVLACVLVRWLQVRMEIVISFLFVSILSHGFLDAMTNGGLGVGFLIPYSSERFFFNLRPIRVSPIGIKNFLTARGLLVLRSEILIVWFPLLSIAISIFLIRTRTRIE is encoded by the coding sequence ATGACTCATACAGTGATTCCGATCTCCTTTTGGATCGCGTTTGGAAATAAATTCATTCCCACCCGACTCCTAATAATCGGAATTCTTTTTTCGATTCTTCCCGATGCGGACGTGATCGCGTTCCGATTCGGGATCCCTTATGAAAGCGACTGGGGACATCGAGGATTCAGCCATTCGATTTTGTTCGCATTTTCTCTAAGCGTTTTAGCCTGCGTTTTAGTTCGTTGGCTTCAAGTAAGAATGGAAATCGTCATCTCCTTTTTATTCGTTTCCATCCTTTCCCACGGTTTTTTGGACGCGATGACAAACGGAGGACTCGGAGTCGGCTTTCTCATCCCCTATTCCTCCGAGCGTTTTTTCTTTAATTTAAGACCGATCCGGGTATCTCCGATCGGAATCAAAAACTTTTTGACCGCGCGAGGTCTGCTTGTGTTGCGATCGGAAATTTTGATTGTGTGGTTTCCGCTTTTGTCGATCGCAATTTCGATTTTTTTAATACGAACTCGAACGCGCATCGAATGA
- a CDS encoding oligosaccharide flippase family protein, with protein MSKFSGKMQKISNLWFQFRKSGMFKSSLFVSVSKAVSSLLNLVFMVYSVNILTKSENGLFQYYAGFLPVFLAIAEFGLPAALVKFLAPITGDKRKIGILLSSSMNIKLGALGALTCISFAGAVLLKESSIVVALLVLGSFILSFNTFFESIFICFGNYISLSFWNPLTNLIRFVVLYSADQLTERALGHLDILAIFTVSPLFVLVLFFFVFPRRQLYWSGEKNGIMEMTSKLTSFNGYAFLASIFAMISDRMEIFFLKWYHSQESAAVYGTALQLFSGFVILFSVLNSLIYPKLSRLVDSEEFPKFLWKSVMLSVGMAMLLSPGFFMAEWILNLLFRGKYADSIGVFQILYPNYMMQLVFSPLGIALFALGQPRILAFLALLRLVSGLVLANLLIPEYGPNGAAFSYFLGQIVSWLILIGYFLSFFRR; from the coding sequence ATGTCGAAGTTCTCGGGGAAGATGCAAAAAATTTCGAACCTTTGGTTTCAGTTCCGTAAATCCGGAATGTTCAAATCTTCCCTTTTCGTCAGCGTTTCCAAAGCGGTTTCCTCCCTGCTCAATCTCGTGTTTATGGTTTATTCCGTAAACATTCTCACAAAAAGCGAGAACGGACTTTTTCAATACTATGCGGGATTTCTTCCGGTGTTTCTTGCGATCGCGGAGTTCGGGTTACCCGCAGCGCTTGTGAAATTTTTGGCTCCCATCACCGGAGATAAACGAAAGATCGGAATCCTTTTGTCTTCTTCCATGAACATCAAATTGGGTGCGCTCGGAGCCTTGACCTGTATCAGTTTTGCGGGGGCCGTTCTTTTAAAGGAAAGTTCGATTGTGGTCGCGCTTCTCGTATTGGGAAGTTTTATACTCTCGTTCAATACTTTCTTTGAAAGTATTTTTATCTGTTTCGGAAATTATATCTCTCTCTCGTTTTGGAATCCTCTGACGAATCTGATCCGGTTTGTGGTGTTGTATTCGGCGGATCAGCTTACGGAAAGAGCGCTCGGACATTTGGACATACTTGCGATCTTTACGGTGTCCCCGTTGTTCGTATTGGTTTTGTTTTTTTTCGTGTTTCCAAGAAGGCAATTGTACTGGAGCGGAGAAAAAAACGGAATTATGGAGATGACCTCGAAGTTGACTTCGTTTAACGGATATGCGTTTTTAGCGTCCATCTTTGCGATGATTTCCGACAGAATGGAAATTTTCTTTTTGAAGTGGTATCATTCGCAGGAGTCCGCGGCAGTATACGGAACCGCCTTACAATTGTTCAGCGGATTTGTGATTTTATTTTCGGTACTCAATTCTCTCATATATCCGAAGTTATCCCGTTTGGTGGACTCCGAGGAATTTCCGAAGTTTCTATGGAAGTCCGTGATGTTGTCGGTTGGAATGGCGATGCTATTATCACCCGGATTTTTTATGGCGGAATGGATTTTAAATCTATTATTCCGGGGAAAATACGCAGACTCGATCGGGGTATTTCAGATCCTATATCCGAACTATATGATGCAGCTGGTGTTTTCGCCGCTCGGAATCGCGTTATTCGCCTTAGGTCAACCGAGAATACTTGCGTTTTTGGCGTTGTTGCGGTTGGTGAGCGGTTTGGTCTTAGCGAATCTGCTCATACCGGAATACGGACCTAACGGAGCGGCGTTTTCATACTTCTTAGGGCAAATAGTGTCCTGGCTCATTTTGATCGGATACTTCCTATCTTTCTTTCGAAGATGA
- a CDS encoding nucleoside 2-deoxyribosyltransferase: MIYLAGSEGFLPNTVAVLQERKSLCTSLGFDAFSPFNSKIPIDRERNL, from the coding sequence GTGATCTATCTTGCAGGATCGGAAGGATTTTTACCGAATACAGTCGCGGTTCTGCAGGAAAGAAAATCTCTTTGTACGTCGCTTGGATTTGACGCATTCTCTCCTTTTAATTCGAAAATCCCGATCGATCGCGAAAGAAATCTATAA
- a CDS encoding phosphatase PAP2 family protein has translation MSQNIGWFQDSFWFGEGFLQTLRGSALDPVLGVVTLLFHYLGGSTFNMIFLSVVYVFINRKLGIRLGTGFMTAGIVNGITKALFESPRPSLSWIGPGTLRETSYGFPSGHVQISVVIWGLILFHVKNKTTRVLSIFIILLMPFSRMYAGVHYPGDTLGGFILGLIIIVLIEVIFRVFPEFELPTPYEGQTLFKTKTLALVVVVLTLPSVLLYSNFDSPAKIKSYEQVISASGALGGFTIGIFLSKFYTLDWEKVDSVSEMIRRAAVLILGVLLFYILPGIIVQKLFPENPVARYLRYGIVSSYIAFFSAYILAKMKGKG, from the coding sequence ATGAGTCAGAATATAGGTTGGTTCCAAGATTCTTTTTGGTTTGGGGAGGGGTTTTTACAAACTCTCCGCGGGTCGGCTTTGGATCCGGTTCTAGGTGTTGTTACTTTGCTATTTCACTATTTGGGCGGAAGTACATTCAATATGATTTTTCTTTCCGTCGTATATGTTTTTATCAATCGAAAATTAGGAATCCGACTTGGAACTGGATTTATGACGGCGGGAATCGTCAACGGAATTACGAAGGCTTTGTTTGAAAGTCCAAGACCTTCCCTTTCTTGGATTGGTCCCGGAACCCTCAGAGAAACTTCCTACGGATTTCCTTCGGGACACGTACAAATATCCGTCGTTATATGGGGGCTGATACTTTTTCACGTAAAAAATAAAACGACCCGAGTACTTTCAATTTTTATAATATTGTTAATGCCCTTTTCAAGAATGTATGCCGGAGTACATTATCCGGGGGATACATTGGGCGGTTTTATTTTGGGGCTGATTATAATCGTTTTGATAGAGGTTATATTCCGAGTTTTTCCGGAGTTCGAATTGCCGACGCCTTACGAGGGTCAGACTCTTTTCAAAACGAAAACGCTTGCTTTGGTCGTAGTCGTATTGACTTTGCCTTCTGTACTTTTATATTCGAATTTTGATTCGCCTGCGAAAATAAAGTCGTACGAACAAGTGATATCAGCAAGCGGCGCTTTGGGAGGATTTACGATCGGGATATTTCTTTCCAAATTTTATACTTTGGATTGGGAAAAGGTGGATTCCGTATCGGAGATGATCCGCAGAGCGGCGGTTTTAATATTGGGAGTTCTGCTTTTTTACATACTACCCGGTATCATAGTCCAAAAGCTATTTCCGGAAAATCCGGTTGCAAGATACCTCCGGTACGGGATCGTTAGTAGTTATATCGCCTTTTTCTCGGCATACATATTGGCTAAGATGAAAGGAAAAGGCTGA
- a CDS encoding methylmalonyl-CoA mutase family protein, protein METQIYTPKHKVRFITAASLFDGHDASINIMRRILQASGVEVIHLGHNRSVKEIVECAIQEDAQGIAITSYQGGHVEYFKYMIDLLNEKGAGHIKVFGGGGGTILPSEIKELESYGVARIYSPDDGRELGLQGMINDLIRRSDFIPPLTFNGTLHSSLKDKNPLAIAQSITLVENTFERQELENSSLTEKLNFPPGSKAVPILGITGTGGAGKSSLTDELVRRFLMDFPDKSIAILSVDPSKRKTGGALLGDRIRMNSIFHNRVYMRSFATREANIALNKNVKRSIDVLKCAGFDLIIVETAGIGQSDSEITEVADVALYVMTPEYGAATQLEKIDMIDYADLIAINKFDKRGALDALRDVKKQFQRSRQLFDRNLDTMPVFGTIASQFNDPGTNLLYGNVIRSISEKLNLDWSSSYGKESGMSEKIFIIPPDRVRYLAEIREECRRYDQFTEEESDKARKLFQLFGAIEVLKSSGQDTNILKLEYSKIENSLSPETKRILSGWEVKLKNYRGENFTYQVRDKEIQVSNTSTSLSNLKIPKVAVPKFKDWGEIVRWSFQENFPGEFPFTAGVFPFKRTGEDPTRMFAGEGGPERTNARFHYVSFGMPAQRLSTAFDSVTLYGEDPGERPDIYGKIGNSGVSIATLDDAKKLYSGFDLCNPTTSVSMTINGPAPMVLAFFMNTAIDQACEKHIKSTGIETEVRQKIESIYQVKNLPVPKYNAPIPQGNDGLGLMLLGVTGDEVLEREVYEKIKQETLKVVRGTVQADILKEDQAQNTCIFSTEFALKMMGDIQEFFIANQVRNFYSVSISGYHIAEAGANPITQVAFTLANGLTYVEYFLSRGMKIDDFAPNLSFFFSNGIDPEYAVIGRVARKIWAKTVRYKYGANDRSAMLKYHIQTSGRSLHAQEIAFNDIRTTLQALYAIYDNCNSLHTNAYDEAITTPTEESVRRAMAIQLIINRELGLAKNENPSQGSFIIEELTDLVEQAILQEFYRISERGGVLGAMEMMYQRNKIQEESLYYESLKHSGEFPVIGVNTFLSKEGSPTIIPEEVIRSTDSEKQAQIGALREFHKRNEKDLEDRLRRLKSVSLSNGNIFEELMETSKKVSLGQMTHSLYEVGGQYRRSM, encoded by the coding sequence ATGGAAACGCAAATTTACACTCCAAAACACAAAGTTCGTTTTATCACGGCCGCTTCCCTTTTCGACGGGCACGACGCATCCATCAATATTATGAGAAGAATCCTGCAAGCCTCCGGCGTGGAAGTGATCCATCTCGGTCACAACCGCTCCGTGAAAGAAATCGTGGAATGTGCGATCCAAGAAGACGCTCAAGGAATCGCCATCACGAGTTATCAAGGCGGTCACGTTGAATATTTCAAATACATGATCGATCTCTTGAATGAAAAAGGCGCAGGTCATATCAAAGTATTCGGCGGCGGAGGCGGCACAATTCTTCCTTCCGAAATCAAAGAGTTGGAATCCTACGGCGTCGCTCGAATCTATTCTCCGGACGACGGTAGAGAACTCGGCCTGCAAGGGATGATCAACGATCTCATCCGCAGATCGGACTTCATTCCCCCTCTTACGTTCAACGGCACTCTTCACTCTTCCTTAAAAGACAAAAACCCTCTGGCGATCGCACAATCGATCACGTTAGTCGAAAACACCTTTGAAAGACAGGAACTCGAAAATTCGTCTTTAACCGAAAAACTAAATTTTCCCCCGGGATCAAAAGCGGTTCCGATCCTCGGGATCACGGGAACCGGAGGCGCGGGTAAATCCTCTCTGACAGACGAACTCGTTCGCAGATTCCTAATGGACTTTCCGGATAAATCGATCGCAATCCTTTCCGTGGATCCTTCCAAAAGGAAAACCGGAGGCGCGCTCCTCGGCGATCGGATTCGAATGAACTCTATCTTTCACAATAGGGTTTACATGAGATCCTTTGCGACAAGAGAGGCCAATATTGCGCTTAACAAAAACGTTAAGCGAAGTATAGACGTTTTAAAATGCGCGGGTTTCGATCTGATCATCGTCGAAACCGCGGGGATCGGTCAGAGCGATTCCGAAATCACCGAAGTCGCAGACGTGGCTTTGTATGTTATGACTCCCGAATACGGAGCCGCGACTCAATTGGAAAAAATCGACATGATCGACTACGCCGATCTGATCGCCATCAACAAATTCGACAAACGGGGAGCGCTCGACGCCCTGAGAGACGTTAAAAAACAATTCCAAAGATCCAGACAATTATTCGATCGTAACTTGGATACGATGCCGGTCTTTGGTACAATCGCTTCCCAGTTCAACGATCCGGGAACTAACCTTCTTTACGGAAACGTAATTCGCTCCATCTCCGAAAAATTGAATTTGGATTGGTCTTCTTCCTACGGTAAAGAGTCCGGAATGAGTGAAAAAATTTTTATCATTCCTCCGGACCGAGTCCGTTATCTCGCGGAAATTCGGGAGGAATGCCGTCGTTACGATCAGTTTACGGAAGAGGAATCCGACAAAGCGAGAAAACTCTTTCAACTTTTCGGAGCGATCGAAGTCCTAAAATCGTCAGGGCAGGATACAAACATTCTAAAATTGGAATATTCTAAAATTGAAAATTCCCTCTCTCCCGAAACCAAAAGGATTCTTTCCGGTTGGGAAGTAAAATTGAAGAACTACCGGGGTGAAAACTTTACGTATCAGGTTCGAGACAAAGAGATTCAGGTTTCCAACACGTCCACCTCCTTGAGCAATCTGAAAATCCCGAAAGTTGCCGTTCCCAAATTCAAAGACTGGGGGGAAATCGTTCGTTGGTCGTTTCAGGAAAATTTTCCCGGGGAATTCCCTTTTACCGCGGGAGTGTTTCCCTTCAAAAGAACCGGAGAAGATCCGACCCGTATGTTTGCGGGAGAAGGAGGTCCGGAAAGAACCAACGCCCGTTTTCACTACGTGAGTTTCGGAATGCCCGCGCAACGTTTGTCCACCGCTTTCGATTCGGTCACGTTATACGGAGAAGATCCGGGGGAAAGGCCGGACATCTACGGAAAGATCGGCAACTCGGGCGTCAGCATAGCGACCCTCGACGACGCCAAAAAACTTTATTCCGGTTTCGATCTTTGTAATCCCACGACATCCGTCTCAATGACTATCAACGGCCCCGCTCCGATGGTTCTTGCGTTTTTTATGAACACAGCGATCGATCAAGCGTGCGAAAAACACATCAAGTCTACCGGAATCGAAACCGAAGTTCGGCAAAAAATCGAATCCATCTATCAAGTTAAAAATCTTCCCGTTCCAAAATACAACGCGCCCATCCCTCAAGGAAACGACGGTTTGGGTCTGATGCTTTTAGGAGTCACCGGCGACGAGGTTTTGGAAAGAGAAGTTTATGAAAAGATAAAACAGGAAACCTTAAAGGTCGTTCGAGGAACCGTGCAAGCCGATATTCTCAAAGAAGATCAGGCTCAAAACACCTGTATCTTTTCGACGGAGTTTGCCCTAAAGATGATGGGTGATATTCAGGAATTCTTTATCGCCAATCAAGTTCGTAACTTTTATTCGGTTTCCATTTCCGGTTATCATATCGCGGAAGCGGGGGCCAATCCGATCACTCAAGTCGCATTCACTCTCGCAAACGGCTTGACCTATGTGGAATATTTCCTAAGTAGAGGAATGAAAATAGACGACTTCGCTCCGAATCTTTCCTTCTTCTTTTCGAACGGGATCGATCCGGAGTACGCTGTAATCGGTAGGGTAGCGAGAAAAATTTGGGCAAAAACGGTGAGGTACAAATACGGAGCTAACGACCGTTCTGCGATGCTCAAGTATCATATTCAAACTTCGGGAAGATCTTTGCACGCTCAAGAGATTGCGTTCAACGATATTAGAACCACTCTTCAGGCCCTTTATGCGATTTATGACAATTGCAATTCCTTACATACGAACGCTTACGACGAAGCGATCACTACTCCTACGGAAGAATCCGTCCGTCGCGCGATGGCGATTCAGCTCATTATCAACCGCGAATTAGGTCTTGCTAAAAACGAAAACCCGAGTCAGGGTTCGTTTATCATCGAAGAACTTACCGACTTGGTAGAACAAGCGATCCTGCAGGAGTTTTATAGAATCTCCGAAAGAGGCGGTGTTCTCGGCGCCATGGAAATGATGTATCAGAGAAATAAAATCCAGGAAGAATCCTTATATTATGAATCTCTAAAACATAGCGGCGAATTTCCCGTGATCGGAGTGAATACTTTTCTGAGCAAGGAAGGCTCTCCTACGATCATTCCGGAAGAAGTGATCCGCTCCACCGATTCGGAAAAACAAGCTCAGATCGGAGCGCTTCGGGAATTTCACAAACGTAACGAAAAAGATCTTGAAGATCGTCTGAGAAGATTAAAATCCGTTAGCCTTTCGAACGGGAATATATTCGAGGAATTGATGGAAACGTCCAAAAAAGTTTCCTTAGGCCAGATGACCCACTCTCTCTACGAAGTGGGCGGGCAATACCGTAGAAGTATGTGA
- a CDS encoding lysophospholipid acyltransferase family protein has translation METRTESDSFDSLFLIPREPIKQFLKALLHLVYSVEVTGLENVPESGGAVLISNHTDNLDVIVQGTSVLRKVIYLGKYELFHPQETVLDILNNPDSPLNKFPLSLVKQSLVTTLNTLGNLQGKQLMHWGGYPILRAHNVKDAKSAAAYYEDLENYMAELIQKGELISIYPQGTRTEVVIPGSFKALAAKLAIRTGVPIIPSGIKGAWRMLKPEAFLSGKAFGTKITYNIGKPIYPHEFPDVPLKKAAKIVTEELENRVRILIDSPES, from the coding sequence ATGGAAACCCGCACCGAATCCGATTCTTTTGACAGCCTTTTTCTAATTCCGAGAGAACCAATAAAACAATTCTTAAAAGCCCTTCTTCACCTCGTCTATTCCGTGGAAGTTACCGGTCTTGAAAACGTTCCCGAATCGGGCGGCGCCGTTCTGATTTCCAATCACACGGACAATCTGGATGTAATCGTACAGGGAACCTCTGTTTTGAGAAAAGTGATTTATCTCGGAAAATACGAATTGTTTCATCCTCAAGAAACCGTTTTGGACATTCTCAACAACCCGGATTCCCCCTTGAACAAGTTTCCCTTAAGTCTGGTGAAACAATCCTTGGTAACCACTCTGAACACTCTTGGAAATCTGCAAGGAAAACAACTTATGCACTGGGGAGGTTATCCGATCTTAAGGGCGCACAATGTGAAAGACGCAAAATCCGCGGCGGCATACTACGAAGATCTCGAAAATTACATGGCCGAACTCATCCAAAAGGGAGAGCTCATTTCGATCTACCCTCAGGGAACGAGAACGGAAGTTGTCATTCCCGGTTCGTTCAAAGCACTCGCGGCAAAACTCGCGATCCGCACCGGAGTTCCGATCATCCCAAGCGGGATCAAAGGGGCTTGGAGAATGTTGAAACCTGAAGCTTTTTTGTCCGGCAAGGCATTCGGCACTAAGATTACGTATAACATCGGTAAGCCGATCTATCCTCACGAGTTCCCCGATGTTCCTCTTAAAAAAGCCGCAAAAATCGTCACGGAAGAATTGGAAAATCGCGTGAGAATTCTCATCGATTCTCCGGAAAGCTAA
- the ilvD gene encoding dihydroxy-acid dehydratase yields the protein MSDILKKRSSMTTDGDNRAPNRAMLRAVGFTDEDFHKPMIGIASTWSEITPCNIHINKLAEKVKEGVRAAGGVPQIYGTITVSDGIMMGHEGMHFSLPSREVIADSIEIVSNAMRHDGVIAIGGCDKNMPGCLMALCRIDVPSIFVYGGTILPGNCDGHDVDIVSVFEAVGRMNAGKISREEFVRIEQNAIPGAGSCGGMYTANTMSSAIEALGMSLPGSASMPAVSSRKSNDCYEAGKALMELIKKGITPKQILTKKAFENAITVVLVLGGSTNAVLHLIAIAKEIGVDLTLEDFDRISKKTPHLADLKPGGRYAMTDLDKVGGVHGVMKYLLKEGMLHGDCLTVTGKTIAENLKNMPDLVPNQTIVRKKSEALHPSGPLVILKGNLAPEGAVAKISGLKKISITGPAKVFESEDDCFNAIITDQIKAGDVIIIRYEGPKGGPGMREMLAVTSALVGKGLGEDVGLMTDGRFSGGTHGLVVGHVSPEAFDGGPIAIVQNGDSVTIDSTKNLLQIEISQEEIQKRLKNWKPIEPRYKSGVLAKYAKLVQSATNGAITNLL from the coding sequence ATGAGCGATATATTAAAAAAAAGAAGTTCGATGACTACGGACGGAGATAATCGCGCGCCCAATCGGGCGATGCTTCGCGCGGTCGGTTTTACGGACGAAGATTTCCACAAACCGATGATCGGAATCGCATCCACTTGGAGCGAAATCACTCCCTGCAATATTCATATCAATAAACTCGCCGAAAAAGTCAAAGAAGGAGTCCGCGCCGCAGGAGGAGTTCCTCAGATTTACGGAACGATCACCGTTTCCGACGGGATCATGATGGGACACGAAGGGATGCACTTTTCCCTTCCTTCCAGAGAAGTCATCGCCGATTCGATCGAAATCGTTTCGAACGCGATGAGACACGACGGAGTGATCGCGATCGGAGGATGTGATAAAAACATGCCCGGTTGTTTGATGGCACTTTGCAGAATCGACGTTCCTTCCATCTTCGTCTACGGAGGAACCATTCTTCCCGGAAACTGCGACGGTCACGACGTGGACATCGTTTCCGTGTTCGAGGCGGTCGGACGGATGAACGCCGGAAAAATCTCCAGGGAAGAATTCGTCCGCATTGAACAAAACGCGATCCCGGGCGCGGGAAGTTGCGGTGGAATGTATACCGCCAACACGATGTCTTCCGCGATCGAAGCGCTGGGAATGAGTCTTCCCGGTTCCGCTTCCATGCCCGCCGTCAGTTCGAGAAAGTCGAACGACTGCTACGAAGCCGGAAAGGCTTTGATGGAACTCATCAAAAAGGGAATCACTCCGAAACAAATTCTTACCAAAAAGGCGTTCGAGAACGCGATCACCGTAGTTCTTGTGTTAGGCGGTTCGACGAACGCGGTTCTTCATTTGATCGCGATCGCGAAAGAAATCGGTGTGGATCTGACCCTCGAAGACTTTGATCGAATCAGTAAAAAAACTCCTCACCTTGCGGATCTAAAACCGGGCGGTAGATACGCCATGACCGATCTCGACAAAGTGGGCGGTGTTCACGGTGTGATGAAATATCTTTTGAAAGAAGGTATGCTTCACGGAGATTGTTTAACGGTTACCGGAAAAACGATTGCAGAAAATCTAAAGAACATGCCGGATCTCGTTCCGAACCAAACCATCGTTCGTAAGAAATCGGAGGCGCTTCATCCTTCCGGCCCTCTCGTGATATTAAAGGGAAACCTCGCGCCTGAAGGCGCGGTTGCTAAAATTTCCGGTTTGAAAAAAATTTCCATCACCGGTCCCGCAAAAGTGTTCGAATCCGAAGACGATTGTTTCAACGCGATCATAACGGATCAAATCAAAGCGGGGGACGTAATCATCATCCGCTACGAAGGACCCAAAGGAGGTCCCGGGATGAGAGAGATGCTCGCCGTAACTTCGGCGCTTGTCGGAAAAGGTTTGGGAGAAGATGTCGGCTTAATGACGGACGGTCGATTTAGCGGCGGTACTCACGGTCTTGTGGTCGGTCATGTTTCTCCCGAAGCTTTTGATGGAGGTCCGATCGCGATCGTTCAAAACGGAGATTCGGTTACTATCGATTCCACGAAGAATCTTCTTCAAATCGAAATCTCTCAGGAAGAAATTCAGAAACGACTGAAAAATTGGAAACCGATAGAACCAAGGTACAAATCCGGGGTTCTTGCGAAATACGCGAAACTGGTTCAATCGGCGACGAACGGAGCGATTACGAATCTGCTTTGA
- a CDS encoding nucleoside 2-deoxyribosyltransferase, with protein MIQRVDIVLANCNSLRGALVDDGTSVEIGTGFSIGKRIYGYTKTILPLPEIVRTKIPVFPHNSGYPIDKDGYLLSDFGNCPNPMLD; from the coding sequence TTGATTCAAAGAGTGGATATCGTTCTTGCAAATTGTAATTCGCTTCGCGGCGCACTTGTGGACGACGGAACCTCCGTTGAAATCGGAACCGGTTTTTCTATCGGTAAAAGAATCTACGGTTATACGAAAACGATTCTTCCCTTACCGGAAATCGTTCGAACAAAGATTCCGGTATTTCCGCATAACTCCGGTTATCCGATCGACAAGGACGGATATTTGTTAAGCGACTTCGGAAATTGTCCGAATCCGATGTTGGATTGA